In the Thermodesulfobacteriota bacterium genome, one interval contains:
- a CDS encoding cytochrome b N-terminal domain-containing protein, which translates to MRVLKNAWQWFDDRTGISGSIGPIARHPVPPGTGWWYVFGSATLIAFTIQVVTGIALSLMYVPSSSQAHDSLLFITNEAFLGRFLRGMHHFGASAMMLLVGIHMIRVFLMGAYKYPREMSWISGVALFAFTIIMAFTGQLLRWDQNAIWSTIVAAEQAGRVPIIGEWIARFILAGGTIGAVTLSRFFAFHVFFIPALIYAFIGLHLYLVLRNGISDPPKPGQPVEPGTYRNWYHSLIKNRGVPFWPDAAWRDVVFGVVVIAVIALLAIFVGPPEIGKPPDPSIIEAYPRPDWYFLWIFALFALLPANIESYVIFLGPLIVGLILILLPFIWNKGERSPRRRPWAVGIVLVIVIMVGTLWIEGIRAPWSPDFSAQPLPVEVVGATSGPVHEGAELFYSKGCEFCHAISGHGGHRGPDLTYIGDSLSPDEMTWRILNGGLNMPAFGGNLTPEELDSLVAFLQSRRVRTGAKVVD; encoded by the coding sequence ATGAGAGTTCTCAAGAATGCCTGGCAATGGTTTGATGACCGCACCGGAATATCCGGCTCCATAGGGCCGATTGCTAGGCATCCGGTCCCTCCGGGAACGGGCTGGTGGTATGTTTTCGGAAGCGCCACGCTTATTGCCTTCACCATCCAGGTCGTCACCGGAATAGCCCTATCCCTTATGTACGTTCCCTCTTCATCGCAGGCTCACGACAGCCTTTTATTCATCACCAACGAGGCCTTCCTCGGCCGGTTCCTCCGGGGTATGCATCACTTCGGTGCATCGGCCATGATGCTCCTTGTAGGCATACATATGATACGAGTCTTTCTCATGGGCGCATACAAATATCCGCGGGAGATGAGCTGGATCAGCGGGGTTGCCCTATTCGCTTTCACCATAATAATGGCTTTCACCGGCCAGCTTCTACGCTGGGACCAAAACGCCATCTGGTCGACTATTGTAGCGGCGGAGCAGGCGGGTAGGGTTCCCATAATCGGCGAGTGGATTGCGCGTTTCATTCTTGCCGGAGGTACTATAGGAGCGGTCACCCTGAGCCGCTTCTTTGCCTTCCACGTCTTCTTTATCCCGGCGCTGATCTACGCCTTCATCGGGCTTCATCTTTATCTGGTGCTTAGAAACGGCATCTCCGACCCGCCTAAACCGGGGCAGCCGGTTGAACCGGGAACCTACCGCAACTGGTATCACTCCCTCATCAAGAATCGAGGTGTTCCATTTTGGCCTGACGCCGCCTGGAGGGATGTGGTCTTCGGGGTAGTCGTGATTGCGGTCATAGCGCTCCTGGCTATATTCGTAGGCCCGCCGGAGATCGGCAAGCCGCCCGACCCAAGCATCATCGAGGCTTACCCAAGACCGGACTGGTACTTCCTCTGGATATTTGCCTTGTTCGCTCTCCTTCCGGCAAATATCGAGTCCTACGTCATCTTTCTTGGGCCGCTAATTGTTGGGCTCATACTGATCTTGCTTCCATTTATTTGGAACAAAGGAGAACGAAGTCCACGGCGCCGTCCTTGGGCTGTTGGTATCGTGCTTGTTATCGTAATTATGGTGGGAACGCTCTGGATAGAAGGTATAAGAGCACCGTGGTCGCCCGATTTTTCTGCACAACCGCTTCCTGTAGAGGTGGTTGGTGCTACAAGCGGCCCGGTCCATGAGGGTGCCGAGCTTTTCTATTCTAAGGGCTGCGAGTTTTGCCATGCAATCTCGGGCCACGGAGGCCATCGCGGTCCAGACCTTACCTATATTGGCGACAGTCTCTCTCCTGATGAGATGACCTGGCGCATCTTGAATGGAGGGCTTAACATGCCCGCATTCGGCGGCAACCTGACGCCGGAAGAACTGGATTCGCTGGTGGCATTTCTTCAGTCGCGAAGGGTCAGGACTGGCGCGAAGGTGGTTGATTAA
- a CDS encoding Rieske 2Fe-2S domain-containing protein: protein MNDKNEESIESSGCNRRQFFSKLSITLGGVAALIIGFPIVGFLLSPFLRKVPEVWRPVGSVDSFKVGTTVVVKYLDASPLPWAGVTANTAAWLRRDSEDKFIAFSINCTHLGCPVRWLSDAELFMCPCHGGVYYKDGEVAAGPPPKPLPRYPVRVRNGQVEIMASPIPITTI, encoded by the coding sequence ATGAACGACAAAAATGAAGAGTCGATAGAGTCTTCTGGTTGCAACCGCCGGCAGTTTTTTTCGAAGCTGAGCATCACCTTGGGTGGTGTCGCCGCATTGATAATTGGGTTTCCGATTGTGGGCTTTCTCTTATCCCCATTTCTGCGGAAGGTGCCCGAGGTTTGGCGACCTGTCGGCTCGGTGGATAGCTTCAAAGTAGGCACCACCGTTGTAGTTAAATATCTCGATGCATCCCCGCTCCCCTGGGCTGGTGTTACCGCAAATACCGCAGCCTGGCTCCGTCGGGACAGTGAGGATAAGTTCATTGCATTTTCGATTAACTGCACCCACTTGGGTTGCCCGGTCAGATGGCTTTCTGATGCCGAGCTTTTCATGTGTCCTTGCCATGGCGGGGTATATTACAAGGATGGTGAGGTGGCTGCCGGTCCCCCGCCTAAACCATTGCCCCGGTATCCGGTACGGGTGAGGAATGGCCAGGTGGAGATTATGGCCAGTCCAATCCCAATTACTACAATTTAG
- a CDS encoding cytochrome c oxidase assembly protein: MTAWQLLTESWSFKPLVLAGCTALILGYAALIRLRFTGKTLYFISGVLLLFLSLVSPLNALAHGFLFSAHMLQHIFLLLIVPLLFLLGIPSSLAEKLLLRPRAAAVESVLRGPVIAWLSGVGAMWVWHVPVLYDAALKSESLHVIQQLSLLVAGVIFWWPIFSPFEGSRLNPLVSVLYLFSACVGCTVLGIVITFAPAGLFATSHLHVVDTQGIIGLVRDDWGISRSVDQQVGGLLMWVPCCLLYSSIIMSILARWYKAPEESVVSTLTADGMSPVAISSAGKVEI; this comes from the coding sequence ATGACCGCATGGCAATTATTGACGGAGAGTTGGAGCTTTAAGCCGTTGGTCTTGGCAGGATGTACAGCTCTGATCTTGGGCTATGCGGCGCTTATTCGCCTCCGCTTCACCGGGAAAACACTCTATTTTATATCCGGGGTTTTACTCTTGTTTCTCTCTTTGGTCTCCCCGCTTAACGCTCTTGCTCACGGCTTTCTTTTTAGTGCCCACATGCTTCAGCATATCTTTCTTCTTTTGATAGTACCGTTGTTGTTTTTACTGGGCATTCCTTCTTCGCTTGCAGAGAAGTTGTTATTAAGACCGCGTGCTGCCGCGGTCGAGAGTGTACTGAGGGGACCGGTTATTGCCTGGTTATCGGGAGTGGGTGCGATGTGGGTGTGGCACGTTCCGGTTCTCTATGATGCCGCATTAAAGAGCGAGAGCCTACATGTTATTCAACAGTTATCGCTTCTGGTAGCAGGGGTAATATTCTGGTGGCCAATCTTTTCGCCGTTCGAGGGATCTCGCCTCAATCCGCTGGTCTCGGTTCTATATCTCTTCTCTGCGTGCGTTGGATGCACCGTACTGGGCATTGTCATAACATTTGCTCCGGCGGGTCTCTTTGCGACGTCTCATCTTCATGTGGTTGATACTCAAGGCATTATCGGTCTCGTTCGAGACGATTGGGGTATTTCCAGGAGTGTTGACCAACAGGTGGGCGGGCTTTTGATGTGGGTACCATGTTGTCTTTTATACAGTTCTATCATCATGAGTATCTTAGCCCGTTGGTATAAAGCCCCTGAAGAGAGTGTCGTATCGACACTAACTGCTGATGGTATGTCACCAGTCGCTATTAGTTCTGCAGGAAAGGTGGAAATCTGA
- a CDS encoding heme-copper oxidase subunit III yields MTEKNKLGIILFIISEANFFLMLILAYVYYHRESSAVADRFLEPGKTGINTIILLSSSLAVWLAERSFKKDSQRGFHSWLLVTIILGVVFLLGQGIEWSGLINQGITISQGLFGTTFFTLTGFHGFHVFVGLVMLTILLGLAISGNIKGRQSRAVESISLYWHFVDAVWIVVFSVVYLGVYL; encoded by the coding sequence ATGACGGAAAAAAATAAGCTGGGCATAATCCTCTTCATCATATCCGAAGCCAATTTCTTCCTCATGCTGATTTTGGCCTATGTTTATTATCACCGGGAATCTTCGGCTGTAGCGGATAGATTCCTCGAACCCGGGAAAACCGGCATCAACACCATTATTCTTTTGTCCAGCAGCCTGGCCGTGTGGCTGGCGGAGAGAAGCTTCAAAAAGGATAGTCAAAGGGGATTTCATTCGTGGCTACTGGTGACTATCATACTGGGAGTGGTATTCCTCCTCGGTCAGGGCATAGAGTGGTCTGGCCTGATTAACCAGGGTATCACCATTAGCCAGGGTCTTTTCGGCACCACTTTCTTTACCCTTACCGGATTTCATGGATTTCACGTCTTTGTTGGGCTGGTCATGCTTACTATTCTTCTCGGCTTGGCCATTAGTGGCAATATAAAAGGCAGACAATCGAGAGCGGTAGAGAGCATTTCACTATACTGGCACTTTGTAGACGCGGTGTGGATAGTCGTGTTTTCTGTTGTTTATCTGGGGGTGTACCTATGA
- the ctaD gene encoding cytochrome c oxidase subunit I, with protein MSETPIASETVDSVSKVEEYKGLYSWVASVDHKQIGILYLIFTIIFLLLGGIEALLLRIQLAQPTSTFLSPQAYNQLFTMHGTTMIFLVVMPMLIGLATYLVPLMIGARDMAFPRLNALSFWLLVFGGLLLYYSFITQGGAPNVGWFSYAPLSEKPFSLWTGGVDYWALGLLVAGIGTVSSGVNLITTIFALRAEGLTIRRLPLFVWMVLVNSFLIILALSILNASLVMLLADRLLGAHYFRPATGGSAILWQHLFWAFGHPEVYIMVLPAFGILSEVIPVFSRKPIFGYEFVAGSTVAIGLLSFGVWAHHMFTVGLGHILDSFFGIASMLIAIPTGVKIFNWIATMWGGSIRFTTAMLFAVAFLVQFTVGGLSGVHFAVVPIDWQTTDTYYVVAHFHYVLFGGTFFGIMAGIYYWFPKITGRMLSEGLGKIHFWTMLIGFNLTFFVQHILGLIGMPRRVYTYPDLPHWGMLNLVSTIGAFILALSVLVFVWNIIASLRNGKPAGDNPWDAWTLEWATTSPPPVHNFDRLPPIRGRRPLWDFTHPDKADWKVHEKNGT; from the coding sequence ATGAGCGAAACACCGATAGCCTCGGAGACCGTTGATTCTGTTTCCAAGGTCGAAGAATATAAGGGCCTTTACAGTTGGGTAGCCTCTGTAGACCATAAACAGATCGGCATTCTGTATCTTATCTTCACCATCATATTTTTATTACTGGGAGGTATTGAGGCATTACTCCTTCGCATTCAGCTAGCCCAGCCAACCAGCACTTTTCTTTCGCCCCAGGCCTACAATCAGCTTTTCACCATGCACGGAACGACCATGATATTTCTGGTGGTCATGCCCATGTTGATCGGCCTGGCCACTTACCTGGTACCACTCATGATTGGCGCACGGGACATGGCTTTTCCTCGTCTCAATGCCTTGAGTTTCTGGCTGCTGGTCTTTGGCGGTCTCTTGCTTTATTACAGCTTCATCACCCAGGGCGGCGCTCCGAACGTAGGCTGGTTTAGCTACGCCCCGCTCAGTGAAAAGCCCTTCTCTCTCTGGACTGGCGGCGTGGATTACTGGGCGCTCGGGCTGCTCGTCGCCGGAATAGGCACAGTTTCTTCCGGTGTTAATCTCATCACTACCATCTTTGCCCTGCGAGCAGAGGGGTTGACTATAAGACGGCTTCCGCTATTCGTGTGGATGGTGCTGGTTAACTCCTTTTTGATCATCCTGGCGCTCTCAATCCTGAACGCCTCACTGGTGATGCTGCTAGCGGATAGGCTTTTAGGAGCGCACTACTTCAGGCCCGCTACCGGCGGCTCTGCTATTTTATGGCAGCATCTGTTCTGGGCTTTTGGCCATCCAGAGGTTTATATCATGGTACTGCCTGCCTTTGGCATTCTTTCTGAGGTCATTCCGGTCTTCTCCCGTAAACCTATATTTGGGTATGAGTTTGTGGCCGGTTCCACGGTTGCCATCGGCCTACTTAGCTTCGGGGTGTGGGCGCATCATATGTTCACAGTGGGCCTGGGACACATTTTGGACAGCTTTTTCGGCATAGCCAGCATGCTCATCGCCATTCCCACCGGGGTCAAGATTTTCAACTGGATAGCCACGATGTGGGGAGGCTCGATTCGATTCACCACGGCCATGCTCTTCGCCGTGGCATTCCTGGTGCAGTTCACGGTTGGCGGTCTTAGCGGTGTGCACTTCGCCGTAGTCCCCATAGACTGGCAGACGACCGATACCTATTACGTGGTGGCGCATTTTCATTACGTGCTATTCGGAGGCACGTTTTTTGGAATAATGGCCGGAATATATTACTGGTTTCCAAAGATAACCGGGCGGATGCTCTCAGAGGGGTTGGGCAAGATCCACTTCTGGACGATGTTAATCGGTTTTAACCTCACATTCTTCGTGCAGCACATCCTCGGACTGATAGGCATGCCTCGGCGCGTATACACCTATCCCGACCTGCCGCACTGGGGGATGCTGAACCTGGTCTCCACCATAGGCGCTTTCATTCTGGCGCTGTCAGTGCTGGTATTTGTCTGGAATATAATCGCCAGCCTGCGAAACGGAAAGCCCGCCGGCGATAATCCCTGGGACGCCTGGACGCTTGAGTGGGCGACCACATCCCCGCCACCGGTCCATAACTTCGACCGGCTCCCGCCCATAAGGGGAAGGAGACCATTATGGGACTTCACTCATCCGGACAAGGCCGATTGGAAAGTGCATGAAAAAAATGGGACGTGA
- the coxB gene encoding cytochrome c oxidase subunit II yields the protein MSPLLSGSLFHSSPFNPSSPHAQVISDLFILVLYISAVIFLVVFGSLLYAILRYRGKPGQPDPAQEFGNAKIEIVWTALPFLIVVFLCVFTVKTMYSADPPAKGGDPDLVIIGHQWWWEARYPKSGVVTANEIHIPVGKNFLVRLESADVIHDFWVPQLSRKMDAVPGQVNYIWLQASEAGTYLGACSEYCGAQHAWMRIRVIAQPEAEFEKWQQEQLKVPSKPTTGEVALGAELFERLTCVNCHTISGTIAEANVGPDLTHLASRQTLGAGILENTPSNLARWLANPHAVKPGVLMPNMKLTESEINLLVAYLGTLK from the coding sequence ATGAGTCCACTGCTCAGCGGTTCCCTCTTTCACAGTTCGCCATTCAATCCAAGCTCACCTCATGCGCAAGTAATCTCGGATTTGTTCATCCTGGTTTTGTACATATCGGCCGTTATTTTCCTGGTCGTCTTCGGCTCACTCCTGTATGCCATCCTGCGCTACCGAGGCAAACCAGGCCAGCCGGACCCGGCGCAGGAATTCGGCAATGCAAAGATTGAAATCGTTTGGACTGCCTTACCTTTTTTAATCGTGGTTTTTCTCTGCGTCTTCACGGTCAAAACCATGTATTCAGCAGACCCGCCGGCTAAAGGGGGGGACCCGGACCTGGTGATAATCGGCCATCAGTGGTGGTGGGAAGCGCGCTATCCAAAGTCCGGCGTCGTTACCGCCAACGAAATTCATATACCTGTCGGCAAAAATTTCTTGGTTCGGCTGGAGTCAGCGGACGTGATTCACGATTTTTGGGTACCGCAGTTGAGCCGAAAGATGGATGCGGTTCCTGGGCAGGTTAATTATATATGGTTACAAGCCAGCGAAGCAGGCACATACCTGGGCGCTTGCTCGGAGTACTGTGGGGCGCAGCATGCCTGGATGCGCATAAGGGTCATAGCCCAACCTGAAGCAGAGTTTGAAAAATGGCAACAAGAACAGCTTAAAGTTCCGTCAAAGCCTACTACCGGGGAGGTAGCACTAGGAGCGGAGCTATTTGAGAGATTGACCTGCGTTAATTGCCACACCATTTCCGGTACAATCGCTGAAGCTAACGTCGGCCCCGACCTTACACACCTGGCCAGTCGGCAGACGCTCGGGGCAGGAATATTAGAAAACACACCATCTAACCTTGCCAGATGGTTGGCCAATCCACATGCGGTAAAGCCCGGAGTACTGATGCCCAACATGAAACTTACTGAAAGTGAGATAAATCTTTTGGTTGCATATCTGGGGACTCTTAAATGA
- a CDS encoding DNA starvation/stationary phase protection protein — protein MKPNIDLTDEQRGGVVLILNALLSDEYILYTKTRNYHWNVVGHQFHSLHKFFEEQYNALDEIIDEVAERARSLGGRSLGTLEEFLRHTRLKEEPGKNLSDMKMLSNLLADHEAIIRHLRVDLEMCYDKFKDMGTNDFLTGLMEKHEKMAWMLRSFLEGK, from the coding sequence ATGAAACCAAACATAGACCTTACCGACGAACAGCGCGGGGGCGTGGTGCTCATACTAAACGCCCTCCTTTCGGATGAATACATTCTCTACACCAAGACCAGAAACTATCACTGGAATGTGGTGGGGCATCAGTTCCATAGTCTCCATAAGTTTTTCGAGGAGCAGTACAACGCGCTCGACGAGATAATAGACGAAGTGGCCGAGCGCGCCCGCTCGCTCGGCGGACGGTCGCTCGGAACACTGGAGGAGTTCTTGAGACACACTAGGCTGAAAGAGGAACCAGGCAAGAATCTAAGCGATATGAAAATGCTCTCAAATCTCTTGGCTGACCACGAGGCAATTATTCGGCATTTACGAGTCGACTTAGAAATGTGTTATGACAAGTTTAAAGATATGGGGACGAACGATTTCCTCACCGGACTCATGGAAAAACACGAAAAGATGGCCTGGATGTTGAGGTCGTTTTTGGAAGGCAAATGA
- a CDS encoding carboxymuconolactone decarboxylase family protein, whose amino-acid sequence MARLPYASLAPEAYKRLRALSDYLLKSGLGEDLLNLVYLRISQINGCPYCVDLHWRDAIKAGEDPKRLNGVVLWRDMPFFTDREKAALAWAEAVTRLRHQRVSEEEFENARHHFTDKELVDLTFAVANMNALNRIAIAMHQTPPVKKGVA is encoded by the coding sequence ATGGCCAGACTACCTTATGCCAGTTTAGCACCGGAGGCTTATAAACGCCTGCGCGCCCTTTCCGATTATCTCCTAAAGTCGGGACTAGGAGAAGACCTCCTTAATTTGGTTTATCTTCGCATCTCCCAAATTAACGGCTGTCCATACTGTGTGGATTTGCATTGGAGAGATGCAATCAAAGCGGGGGAAGACCCGAAGCGCTTGAACGGAGTAGTGCTGTGGCGTGATATGCCGTTCTTCACGGACAGGGAAAAGGCGGCGCTGGCCTGGGCGGAAGCAGTAACCCGCCTTCGCCACCAGCGCGTATCCGAAGAGGAGTTTGAAAATGCCAGGCACCATTTCACCGACAAAGAACTCGTCGACCTGACGTTTGCCGTCGCCAACATGAACGCTTTGAATCGCATAGCGATTGCCATGCATCAGACACCTCCGGTAAAGAAAGGAGTAGCATAG
- a CDS encoding choice-of-anchor I family protein, which yields MRNMKHIPLALLLLLGFNLTAKAEISLSPIGTYATGVFAEGASEIVAHDPVTQRVFVINADASVVDVLDISDPTNPTKLFSIDVTDNIDPNGGINSVDVKNGIVAIAVENDDPTQNGFAAFYNTDGTFLNSVGVGVLPDALKFSNNGNLVLVSNEGEPVEDDEGNLVDNPKGSVSIIDVSSGVQNAFVTNLDFTGFDGREAEFVAKGLKLQPGVPFSREVEPEFGTFSPDGTQAFVTLQEANGFAVINTTNPQAPFIVDVLPLGFKDHGKGQPKLNLFPFVSLPRLGTDATGLRIKLGGFSGIWFDGKKNKNVLRFITVPDRGPNGSDVVAGARTFNLPDYQARIVFFDVNLQSGKSVIKSNETILLKRDGNVPITGLPNIPGFDEVPVDAAGNPLPYDPFGADIEGVVRDPKDNSFWMVDEYRPAIYHFSPAGVLLERLVPINTHLLGDSTLKEQVFGPEGNTEGFYGLENLPEVYNKRRGNRGFEAVALDTEKRILYAFIQSPLDNPDSSTRSSLVLRILGVDVSDPSSPTYLKPISEYVYLLEGPTHILDIVDKIGDAVFIGNDKFLVIERDSAIDPRGKKFVYEVDLKGATNIRGLAIADEMATNTLEQTSPNDLPAMGIIPVNKIKVLNLPSIGYLPSDKPEGITILPDGTIAVLNDNDFGIEGSAGLVPVLGLISFKKGNRLDASDKDGVINLKNWPVFGMYQPDTIASFQANGMTYYVTANEGDTRDFEFFSEEERIEDLTLDPTVFTDAAQLQDETNLGRLKITNILGDLDKDGIFDKLFSFGARSFSIWDSFGNLVFDSGDDFEKITAFKLPVNFNSDNEDNDSFDSRSDDKGPEPEAIAVGKIGSKSYAFIGLERIGGIMVYEVTNPKAPRFIQYLNNRNFNVDAEINGASNPAAGDLGPESIIFISQEDSPNGKPLLVVGNEISGTTTVYSIKLSRK from the coding sequence ATGAGAAACATGAAACACATACCGCTGGCCCTGCTCTTGCTTCTGGGGTTTAACCTCACCGCCAAAGCCGAGATATCACTCAGTCCTATCGGCACCTATGCTACCGGCGTCTTCGCCGAAGGAGCGTCGGAAATCGTAGCTCATGACCCGGTAACCCAAAGAGTATTTGTAATCAACGCCGACGCTTCCGTAGTCGACGTCCTCGATATAAGCGACCCAACCAATCCGACAAAACTATTCTCCATAGACGTCACCGATAATATAGATCCCAACGGAGGGATCAACAGCGTTGATGTCAAGAACGGAATAGTGGCGATCGCGGTGGAGAACGACGACCCTACCCAGAACGGGTTCGCGGCCTTTTACAATACCGACGGTACGTTTCTAAATTCAGTTGGGGTTGGGGTTCTTCCCGATGCCCTGAAGTTTTCCAATAACGGAAACCTGGTCCTTGTTTCAAACGAGGGTGAACCGGTCGAGGACGATGAAGGAAACCTAGTCGACAACCCCAAAGGCTCTGTAAGCATAATCGACGTTTCATCCGGGGTCCAGAACGCATTCGTCACTAATCTAGACTTCACCGGTTTTGACGGAAGAGAGGCTGAATTCGTCGCTAAAGGACTGAAACTCCAGCCGGGTGTTCCTTTCTCCAGGGAGGTTGAACCGGAATTTGGCACATTCTCCCCGGACGGCACCCAGGCATTCGTTACCCTGCAGGAAGCGAATGGATTTGCAGTGATAAATACCACGAATCCGCAGGCCCCTTTTATTGTGGATGTCTTGCCGCTCGGGTTTAAAGACCACGGCAAGGGACAGCCTAAACTCAACCTTTTTCCTTTCGTTAGCCTTCCCCGCCTGGGGACTGATGCCACCGGGCTCAGGATAAAATTGGGCGGTTTCTCCGGAATCTGGTTTGATGGCAAGAAAAACAAAAACGTCCTCAGGTTCATTACTGTGCCGGACAGAGGACCGAACGGCAGTGACGTGGTAGCCGGTGCAAGAACGTTTAATCTCCCCGACTATCAGGCGAGGATAGTTTTCTTCGACGTCAATCTACAATCCGGAAAATCGGTAATCAAGAGCAACGAGACGATACTTCTAAAACGCGATGGCAACGTCCCCATCACCGGTCTCCCCAACATCCCCGGTTTCGACGAAGTCCCGGTTGATGCCGCCGGAAACCCGCTGCCCTATGACCCGTTTGGTGCGGATATAGAGGGCGTGGTTCGCGACCCTAAGGACAATTCATTCTGGATGGTCGACGAGTATAGACCGGCTATCTACCACTTCAGCCCTGCCGGAGTCCTGCTCGAAAGACTGGTGCCAATAAACACGCATCTCCTTGGAGACAGTACACTTAAAGAACAGGTTTTTGGGCCGGAAGGAAACACAGAGGGATTTTATGGCCTTGAAAATTTGCCTGAGGTTTATAACAAACGGAGGGGCAACCGCGGGTTTGAGGCTGTGGCCCTGGATACCGAAAAAAGGATTCTTTATGCATTCATACAATCACCGCTGGATAATCCGGACAGCTCCACCCGCAGTTCCTTAGTCTTGAGGATATTGGGAGTCGATGTGAGCGATCCCAGTTCCCCGACCTACCTTAAGCCAATATCCGAGTATGTGTATTTACTGGAAGGTCCTACCCATATCCTGGACATAGTGGACAAGATCGGAGATGCCGTCTTTATCGGCAACGATAAATTTCTGGTTATCGAAAGAGACAGCGCTATAGACCCGAGAGGGAAGAAGTTCGTATATGAAGTGGACTTAAAGGGCGCTACAAACATAAGAGGGCTGGCGATTGCCGATGAGATGGCAACGAATACGCTTGAACAGACGTCGCCAAACGACCTGCCGGCTATGGGAATAATACCGGTGAATAAAATTAAGGTTCTCAACCTGCCCTCTATAGGCTACCTTCCGAGCGACAAGCCGGAGGGAATCACCATACTTCCAGACGGCACTATTGCCGTGCTTAACGATAACGACTTTGGCATTGAAGGGTCTGCCGGTTTAGTTCCGGTGCTGGGGTTAATCTCGTTTAAGAAAGGAAACAGGCTCGACGCAAGCGACAAAGATGGAGTGATAAACTTAAAGAACTGGCCCGTATTCGGGATGTACCAGCCTGACACCATTGCTTCGTTCCAGGCAAACGGCATGACCTACTACGTTACCGCCAACGAGGGTGATACCAGGGATTTCGAGTTCTTCTCCGAGGAGGAGAGGATAGAAGACTTAACCCTTGATCCTACAGTATTTACAGATGCGGCACAGCTACAGGATGAGACAAACCTAGGCAGGTTAAAGATTACCAACATACTGGGCGATTTAGATAAAGATGGTATTTTCGATAAGCTTTTTTCCTTTGGAGCAAGGTCATTCTCCATCTGGGACTCGTTCGGAAACCTGGTCTTTGATAGCGGCGATGACTTTGAAAAAATAACTGCATTTAAACTGCCTGTAAACTTCAACTCTGATAACGAAGATAACGACTCATTCGACTCCAGGAGCGACGACAAAGGTCCGGAGCCCGAGGCAATTGCGGTGGGAAAGATCGGCTCTAAAAGCTACGCGTTCATCGGACTCGAACGCATCGGCGGGATAATGGTTTACGAAGTTACAAACCCCAAGGCGCCCAGGTTTATCCAGTATTTGAACAACCGTAATTTTAATGTTGATGCGGAGATTAACGGAGCGTCAAATCCTGCCGCCGGAGACCTGGGACCGGAGAGCATAATATTCATTTCTCAGGAAGATAGCCCGAACGGGAAGCCCCTCCTGGTCGTAGGAAACGAAATAAGCGGGACGACAACCGTCTACAGTATAAAATTAAGCCGTAAATAA